Part of the Verrucomicrobiia bacterium genome is shown below.
CCACGCAGCCCCATCCAAACCAGTCGCCGTTTCGTCGATAAAAAGTGTCACCGCTCGTCTGGCCTTCGTTTAATAGCGGCACTTCGATCGTCAGGAATCCCTCCCCGTATATCGTTTCCTGCGCATCCCTGAAGATCTCCCGCAGTCGCCCGTGACGGTCCACCCAGCAGGTCAATCCATTGTTCGAGCAGCGAATGAGTGGGATGCCATTTTCAATCGCACGGAAGATCGCGTTGGCCGCGTGCTGCCATTGTGCCGCGCTTTCCCCAAACCAGCCGTTATTCGTGATGTTCACCAGGAAGTCTGTGTCTGCATCAACATAGGTGCGGACCAGATGCGGAAAATTGTCCTCAAAACAGATCAGCACAGACGTCTTCACCAGGGACACGTCGTTCGTGTCGGCGTCTAGGCCGCGTGGTTGAATGGCCATCCTGAACGGAACAGCTTCGTCCCCAGGCGTGAAGCTGCTGGTCACCGGCGTGAAGTTTTTCAAAAAGGGCATCCACTGCTCGAGTGGAATGTACTCGCCGAAAATGACCAGGCTGCGCTTGCGGTACCTGTCCGCGAGCCGGCCGTTGGGATTCAGCAGGAAACTGCTGTTGTAATATTCCGCGCGCCCCGGTGCCTTGCGCGAGGGTTCGGCGTCGTCAGCGCCAACAATCATCCATATGCGGTGTTCCTGCGCGAGCGCGGAAAGCGGATCAAAGATTTCTTTCTCGTAGCGGAGCAGCTTTGGAATCGCCGCCTCGGGCCAGATGACAAGGGCGGCGTCGTTCGTGAGCGACTGTTCTGTCAATTTCAGGAGCGCGGTGAACCTTTCCATGTCGTCGTCGCGATTCCAAATCATCGTCTGCGGAATGCTCGGCTGGATCAATGTTACGCGAAGTGTCCGTTCCGGGACTGCCGGATTTCTTAAATGGGCGAAGCCAAATGCCATTGCGATGCTGACACCCAGTGCCGGCAGCGCCATTTCCCGCACGCCGGGGGAGCGGGCCCGTGGATCCTTCACAATCATCGACAGCGCGCAGAGAAGAGCCATCGAACCCCACACCATCAGAAACGACACTCCGTAAACGCCTGTGATAGCACTGATTTGGATCAACGGCAGGAGTTCATATTGGGAGGCGCCGAGGAGGTTCCAGGGAAATCCGCCAAAGATGCGCGCGATCACCATTTCAATTGCAACCCACAGAGCCGCGGCACCAAGAGCCCAGCGGGTTCGATGGTTCCACGTCGCCTTCGCCAGCAAGATCAATCCAGCCGGAAGGCGGATGCCTCCGCTCGAGGCGGGTGACCCAGCCGGCGGAGACCATCGGCAAATCAGCCACGTCCAGGTAGCGGGGAACAGGGAGAGAAACGCGCTGAGCGCTATCCAACCAAGGATTGGGTATCCTTGAACAGGAATGCAGAGCAGCCAATACAATGACGCCAGGTAGTGCGCCATGCCTGCAACGTAACCGAGGCCGAACGATCGGCGGCCTCGAGTGCCGAGCGCCGTGGCGGCGAGAAGTCCTGGTGCGATCCAGCCCGCGCCCGCAATTCCGATATTGGGAAACGCGCTCGCGAGCACGAGCCCGGCGAAGGCCGCAAGTGCATAGCGAACAGGTGCCAAGGCAATGATTAATCTGAGTTGCAACGCGTCGCAGCTTGCACGAAAGGGAAGACAACTTGCCAGTGGATTTCCACGAGGTGTCGCGCTTCCAACTCCAAACGCCTGCGGGCCAGGTTAACGACGAATCACACGAATCACACGAAAAGGGGCCGGGACAAAAAAACAAGTTTTCAGCTGCCGGCAGCGCGGCGGCGGTGAGCTCGATCTCGTGTATTTGGTAGCCCTACAAGCGGAAGTCTTTCAAGGTTTGGCAACCTGGGCTACGAACCATCCGAGATAAGGATATTTTGGTACCGGCTCTGCCGCTCCGGGTGCTTCGTGGTAGATCCCGTTTCGTCTGCCATGTTTAACGTATCGGATCTGCTGATGCGGGTTAAGTACGCGGACTTCGGTCGCGACTCACGTTCTCTCGCAAACTTCCCCTGAACGGTTGCGAGCACGGGCCGTGGGCGAAAAGGAAATCCGTGGAACGATCGGCCATTTGGCCTGCGCCTTGACCAACAGGAAGAACAGCTTGCGCCGCCAGTCGAGCTTCCATCCACCCTCCAGCTCGCCAGCGAGAATGGCAACGATCGCGTCGGGAATCTGCAGGCGATTGCGAGGCTCCATGAACAGCTCCATGAACGGCGTTGTGTAGAATTGCTCAACCAGTTCCCAATAATATTGCATTGCACGAAACACCCGTTTCTCGTACGCCGCCATCCGCTTCTGGCCGTCGCTGCCGTCCGCCAGCGAATCCACAATCAAATGTGCCGCCATGCGCCCCGAATACATCGCCAGGTAAACCCCCGCGGAAAAAATCGGATCCATGAAACCGGCCGCGTCGCCAATCCGCACAAGGCGTGGCCCGAAGAGGCGGCGGTTGTAGTAGGAGAAGTCGCTTGTCGTCTGGATCGAATTTATCAGGGTGGCGCCCCCCATTCGGTCCCGCATCTCGGCGCTGGATTTCCAGACTCGCTCGAAGGCCTCCGCCGGGGAGAGCTTCATCGTTGCAAATTCATGCTGATCGATGACGCAGCCGATGCTCACCTTCTCGGGCGAGATCGGGATCAGCCAGAACCATTTGCTCTCAAGGCGCACGATGATGATGTCGCCGGCTTTCGAGCCTTCATCCATTTTTACCCCTGCGAAGTGGCCGAAGATGGCGATCTTTTTGAGGTGCGGATGAATCACCCGCAAGTTCTCCTGGTTGCCGGTAAAATTCGCCCGGCCGCTTGCATCGATGAGGAACGAGCCGTGGAAGGTTTCCTTGATGCCCGAATCCGAGCTGCTTTCGACTGAGACGCGGCCGGCGTCCTGGGAATAACGTGAAACGGTCCAACCCTCGCGCACTTCGGCGCCTGATTCGCGGGCGTGATCGAGTAGAATCTCGTCAAACCGTGCGCGATCGACCTGGAAAGCCATGGGCTCGCGCGTGAAGCAGCCGTTTTTGAAGGTGAGCTTGAGCGCTTTGCTGGAGTTGCCCAGGTGGAACTGCGCTCCGTATTTGCGTGTGAACCCCGCCGCCTCGAGCTTTGGCAAAACGCCGATCTCTCGAAAAATCATTTCGTTGTACGGCAGAAGGGATTCCCCAATATGAAACCGCGGAAAATGTTCCTTTTCGAGGACGAGCACGCGCTTTCCGGCCTGCGCCAGGTAGGTGGCAGCCGCGCTTCCGCCTGGGCCGCCGCCAATAATCAACGCGTCATAGAACGTTTCGGACATGCCGATATCAAAGGCCAAAAGGATGGTTGCTGCAAGTCCGGGCAGCCTCGTTGACACGAATTGAGAGGTAGCCCACCGGAGGTTGAATTCGTCTTTGGCCTGCTTGGAAGAATTGGCTTTTTGTTTCGTGTGATTCGTGTTTTTCGTGGTTGCAACTCTTTCGCCGTTGATTCGTGTTCATCAGTTTTCATTCGTGGTTCAAACCCCAGGAGCCTCACGCAAAGCCCCCTGTTTTTTAACCTGCTCACATGAGCCCGAGCAAGGTTCATGGAAAGGCCGCAAAGGTCGGGAGGGGAAAAACGGCATTGAACACGAGCAAGCAGAGGTAGCAGAGAGAGGAGCGGGATTTTGTTCTTCTAATCCGTGTTGATCCGTCGTTAACAACTCTCCCGTTGATTCGCGACAATTCGTGAAATTCGCGTAAACCGTTTGCCTTCCGTATCCGTCGCCACCGGAGGTTGAATTCGTCTTTGGCCTGCTTGGAAGAATTGAATTTTTGTTTCGTGTGATTCGTGTTTTTCGTGGTCATGCAACTCTTTCGCCGTTGATTCGTGTTCATCGGTGTTCAAACCCGAAGAGCCTCACGCAAGGCCCCCTGTTTCTTTTAACCTGCTCACGACCCTTGCACCCGCGCGGGTTCATGGGAAGGGCGCGAAGGTCGGGAGCGGAAAACGGCATTGAACAGGAGCAAGCAGAGGTAGCAGAGAGAGGAGCGGGATTTTGTTCTTCTAATCCGTGTTGATCCGTCGTTAACAACTCTCCCGTTGATTCGCGACAGTTTCGTGAAGTTCGCGTAAACCGTTTGCCTTCCGTATCCGTCGCCACCTGCGGTCGAATTCGGCTTTGGCCTGCTTGGAAGAATTGGCTTTTTGTTTCGTGTGATTCGTGTTTTTCGTGGTCATGCAACTCTTCGCCGTTGATTCGTGTTCATCGGTTTTCATTCGTGGTTCAAACTCGAGGAGCCTCACGCAAAGCCCCCTGTTTCTTTTAACCGGGTCACGACCCTTGGCGTCGCGTGGTGCTTTTGATTTGACCCGCAGAGGGACTCGTGGAAAGTCAGGGGCGCATGACCCCGATACTCACAGTGCGCGGACTGACGAAGACGTACCCGACCGAGGCAGGACCCCTCACCGTGTTGAAGGATGTCACACTTGATGTTCCGGCGGGCTCCACGTGCTCAATCGTCGGCCCATCGGGCAGCGGCAAGACGACCCTCCTCGGCCTTTGCGCCGGTCTCGATGAACCGAGCGCAGGATCGGTGTGCATCGGGGGACGCGAATTGCACACCGAAAACGAGGATGGCCGCGCGCGAATCCGGAATGAACTGGTCGGATTTGTGTTTCAGAACTTCCAATTGATTCCCACTCTGACAGCGCTCGAGAACGTAATGGTGCCCCTGGAGCTTCAAGGCAAACGGAAGCTTCAGGATCGGGGACGCGAACTCCTCGCGAAAGTCGGGTTGGCCGACCGCCCAGACCATTATCCCGCACAATTGTCGGGCGGCGAACAGCAGCGCGTCGCGCTCGCACGCGCGTTCATGAACCAGCCCAAAATCCTGTTCGCTGATGAGCCCACGGGGAATCTCGACGTGGAGACCGCCGAAAGGATTGTCGAATCGTTGTTCGAACTGAATGCCTCCTTCAATACTGCGCTTGTGCTCGTGACCCACAATCTTGAACTCGCACAACGAACGGATCGCATCTTCAAACTCCATCGCGGCGTCCTCGTCGCCGTGGAAGCCGGGCAGGGGAGACACGCCCAGGCAACAGCCTCCACACGATGAAGTCCCTGCTCAGCGGCATCGCACACCTTCTTCGTTCCTGGACGTGGCTCATGGCCTGGCGCGACAGCCGTCGCAGCCGGCGGCGGCTGCTCCTGTATGCGGGATCAATCGTTCTCGGCATCGCCGCGCTGACTGCGATTTCCTCCTCGGGCCGCCAGATGCAGCAGGCGATTGAAGAACAATCCAAGGCGCTGCTCGGCGCGGACCTGATGGTCAACACGCGGGATTCGGCTTTGAACGCGGAACAGGAGGAATTCCTCAAATCGCTCGGCGGCGAACAAGCGCGGGAAATTAATTTTGCCTCCATGGTTTACTTCGTGAAATCGGAAGGCACCCGCCTTGTCCAGGTGCGTGCCCTTGCAGGGAACTTCCCTTTCTATGGCGAATTGGAGACAAACCCTCGCGGCGCCATTGCTTCGTTGCGCAATGGCACGGGCGCACTGGTGGAGCAGAATCTCATGGATGTTTTTGGCGCGAAGATCGGCGATCCCATCAAAGTCGGCGAGATCACACTGCCCATCGCGGGCGTGCTGACGCGAGTGCCTGGGGAGACAATGGGATTCGGAACCATCGCACCACGCGTTTACATCCCGCTCGCCAGCCTCGAGAACAGCGGCTTGATCGGCGAAGGGAGCCTCGCCCGGCAGAAGATCTATTTCAAATTGGCCGCGGAAGTGAACGTCGAGGCGTTCGCGGACAGCCGCCGCGATGAATTTCGCCGGCTCGGGTTGCGCTACGACACCGTGGAGGAACGCCAGCGCGATCTCGGCCGCGCGCTCGAGAACATGATGCGGTTCCTGAATCTCATCGGGTTCGTTGCGCTCCTGCTGGGAGGGGTCGGCGTGGCCAGCGGCATTCATGTCCACATGAAGCAGAAGCTTGGGACGATCGCGACGCTGCGTTGCGTCGGCTGTTCTACGGGGCAGTCGTTTGCGATTTACCTGGCGCAAGCAATGGCACTCGGTGCGGTGGGCGCCGTGCTGGGCGCTGGAATTGGCGTGTTGATTCAATACTTTGTTCCTTCGCTGCTCGGTGAATTCATCCCGTTCGAAGTTCGGCCCGCGATTTCATGGAGCGGCCTTTGGACTGGAATCTGGATCGGTTTCCTCATTTGCATGCTGTTCGCATTGCTCCCGCTGATTCCCGTGCGACGTGTGCCGCCACTGGCTGCGTTGCGCTCGGCCTTCAGCGAACGCTCAAGTGACAGACGGGATCCGATGCTCTGGCTGGCCTGCCTGCTCATTCTTGCGGGACTCGTTGCATTCGGCGTGCTGCAAAGCCGCGAATGGCAGCATGGCGTGGGATACGCCGTCGGGATCATCGTGGCGTTCGGGTGCCTTGGGGGCCTCGCTTCGTTGGTCGCATGGATTTCCCGCAAGGTCACATCCGCGTCGTGGCCCTTCATCTGGCGGCACGGCATGTCGAACCTGTATCGTCCGAACAACCGGACCGTGTTGCTCATGGTTTCGTTGGGAATGGGAACCTTCCTTGTCCTGACGCTATATCTGGTCCAGATGAATCTGCTCGGCGAGTTGCTGCGGCCCAAAAGCGAGCAGGACGGCAATGCCGTGTTGTTTGATATTCAAAATGACCAGCGTCAAGACGTCCGAAACGTCCTGCAGTCACAAGGCCTGCCCGTTCTCGAGGATGTGCCGATGATTTCCATGCGCCTGCGAGCAATCAAGGGTCGGACGGTGGAGGAAATCCGCAATGATCCCCGCAGCAACATTCGCGGATGGGCGCTCGGACGGGAATACAGATCAACCTACCGCGGCAGCCTGGTTGCCACGGAGAAACTGCTGGAAGGGACATGGCACTCGCGGGTGGAAAACGTAAACGATCCGATTCCCGTTTCGCTGGAGGAGGGGATTGCGCGAAACCTGCATGTCGGGATCGGCGACGAGATTGAATTCGATGTGCAAGGGGTTCCCGTTCGAACGCGTGTTGCCAGTTTGCGTGAAGTCGATTGGCGGCGGCTCTCGCCAAACTTTTTTGTGGTGTTTCCCGAGGGTGCGATCGAGGAAGCGCCCGCGATGCACATGATGGTGACCCGGGTTCAATCGAGCGAACAATCGGCGCGATTGCAGCGCGAGGTGGTGCGGCAATTTCCAAACGTTTCCGCGGCTGACCTGACGCTCATTCTCCAAACGGTCGGATCCGTTCTCGACAAGATCAGCTTTGTAGTGAGATTCATGGCGCTGTTCACCGTGGGAACGGGGTTGATCGTGCTGGGCGGCACGATCGTCAGCGGAAGATATCAGCGTCTGCGCGAGAGCATCCTGCTTCGAACCCTTGGCGCGAGCCGGCGCCAGGTGCTGCAGATTCTGACGGTGGAGTATTTCCTATTGGGCGCACTTGCCGCGCTGACAGGAATTTTATTCGCGGTTGCCGCCAGCTGGATGCTCGCGTCGCATGTCTTCGACCTGAAGCCGCGCTTTTACCCAATGCCGCTATTCATCGCGGTAGGCACCGTGTCGCTGCTGACAGTGATCTTTGGGTTGCTCGGAAACCGCACCGTGTTAAATCGCCCGCCGCTTGAGGTTTTGCGGGAAGAGGGATAGCAGCGTTTTGAAGTCGATTACACTGAAAATGCGAACTTACGTCCGGATCACCTTGCCAAGAATATCCACGAGCACCTTGGCGGGTGGTTGATCAGCGTCGATGCGATGCACCAGTTCGCCGCCGTAATAATCCAGCAAGGGCATGGTCTCCGTTTCGTAGGTTTTCAGGCGTTCACGGATCACCTCGAGGCTTGCGTCATCCAGGCGATTTTCGCGCAGCGCGCGGCGCTGAAGCCGGCGGACGAGGTTTTCAAAATTGGTGCAGCTCAGGTAAAAAATTCCAAGCACGTCCAACGTGTCTTTGAGCATTTCTGCCTGGTTCACGTTTCGCGGAATGCCATCCAGCACCAGCGTGTCCTGCTCCGGGTGAAACTGTCCCGCGCGTGTGCTGCCGTCGATGAACTGCCGCCACAGCGCCACGGTTTGCTCATCGGGCACCAGCTGGCCGCGGCTGGAATACTCAATGAAGATGCGGCCGATGGGACTGTCGATCCGCAGGTTGCGGAAGACATCGCCGCAGGCGCAGTGAAAGAAACCTGGGATGGTTCCAAAGATTTTCCCCTGCGTGCCCTTGCCCGCGCCCGGCGCGCCGAACAACAGAATCGTGCGGTATTTCATTCCTGTGGTGAAACGCTGCGCGCGCAGTCCGTGAACCTCCCGCGGCTCAGGCGTCCTTGTGCTTCAGTTGAATCTCCTGGATTTCTGAGAACGGCACCATCACTTCCTCAGTGGCGTGGCCTTTCTGAATCTCCAGGTGAATGTCGTTGCCAGTGATCCGCGTAATGCGGCGGGCGACATAGTTTCCGCGGGCGGCCTTGATTCCCAGCACCATGTCCTTGTCGGCCTCGCGTTTCACAACGCCGAAAAAGTTCGGGAACTTGGTTTCGAAGAACCTGCGGTTGAACGTGAATGCGCCACGCTGGAAGGTTTGCGTGGGAGGCAGGCCGGCGGCAGCTCCGCTTTCATGATGCGCCAGGTGAAGGCCGCTGCGCGCTTCCGCTGCCGCTGCAGCCTCGGCTTCTGGATTCGGGGGCATGCTGAAAACAGGCGCCGCACCCGCGGCCGCTTCAGTCAGGACGCCTTCTTCTTCGGGTGACGACATTCGCGTCGGCATGCTCAGGAAAATGATTGGCCCAATGATAGGCGCGACGGCGGCGACACCGCAGACCAGCACTTTGGGCCGCGCACGGAACACCGCGATTTCATACGCCGCATAGATATTGGCGCCGTAAACCACCAGGACCAGGAGGACGCCCACGCTCGACGAGAACAGGGCACCGAACAACGATTGCTCAGGCGGACGTTCCAATCGCGGAACGGGTTTGATATCGATCGCGGTTCTCTGCAGCCGCTCCTCCTCCGAGATCTCGATGAACGGCTCGACGAACGGAGTGATTTTAGAATTTTCAGAAAGCCGTTTCAGGTCCGCCTGGCTGAAACGAGTCCATCCGATGCGATCCGAATAGGTATCATCCGGCAGCCGCACCACCAGCCCGCTTTCGTTGAAGGAGACAACTTCTCCCGTGACGGTTTGGCCGTCCGCCAGTTGGAACGTGTCTGCACGGGCGATCCCGATCAGCAACCCGCACAGCAGCAAACCAATGCAGATGAAATTAAGTTTTCGCACAGCTCGATTTCCTTATCAGATGGATTTCGTGATAGGAAGGAAATTTCCGGTCAACGCAGCGACGAGCTCTTCGACCACCCAATTGGGGCGCGATTCGTCCAACGCGTCGGCTGTCGCGCCGTGTCGCCAGACTGCAAATTGAATTGTTTTGGAAACGTCCGCCTGAAGCGCAGGTTGCGCCAGGAGTCCCGCCAGAAATCCAGCCAGCACGTCGCCGGATCCGCCTTGCCCAAGATTTGGCCCGCCGCTCGGATTGAGGAAGAGATTTCCGGAGGACGACCCCACGACAGTTTGGAATCCCTTCAAAGCCACATGGCAATTCGCAAACGTTGCGGACAGCTTTCGAACGGCATTCGCGCGATCCACCTGCACCTCGGAAACCGTGCTCTCCAGCAGGCGCGCTGCTTCTCCCGGATGCGGTGTGATTACTCGGGGCGCCGCTGATGTGATCCTGCCCTTCGGCAGCCAGGCGAGCGCGCTTGCATCCACAACCATGGGAACGTCAGCGCTGCGCCATAGAAGTTCCACCGTTGATTGCAACCCCGCCGGGATGTCAGCGCCGGCCAGGCCGGGACCTGCCAGCAACGCATCAAACTTTTCGAACGAGATATTTTCCGACCAGGGTCCTACCATGACGGCCTGCAAATGTGCAGCCGCGATGGGATAAACTGGCGCGCTCGTAATCAGAGTAACCAGGCCGGGCCGCGCGCGCTGGGCGCCACGGGCAGCGAGCACCGCGGCGCCGTGGAAGCCGGTGCTTCCCGCTATGATCCCAACATGCCCAAAGCTGCCTTTGTGCATTGAAGGTTTTCTTCGCGGGGGAAAATTGCGGAAATCGGATTCATGGATCCACTGCAAATCTGAAGTCGCTGGGCAGGACACGAGCCCGACGTCAGGAGTTATTTCCAGTCGACCTGTGTAACGATAGGCTGCGGGCCGCACCAATCCAACCTTTGGCGATCCGACCGTGAGGGTCACGACAGCTTCTACGGCGGCTCCGTGCGGTTCGCCCGTATCAGCGTCCAACCCCGACGGAACATCGATCGCGAGCACTGGCAACTGCGAGGCGTTAATGCGTTCGATGAAACGAATCCACGCGGCGTTGAGCGGGCGGTTGATTCCTATCCCAAACAGGCCATCAATCACGAGCGCGGGCGGAATACCCAGCAGCGTTTCGAGTTCTGGAAGGTCCTCCTCAGGGTTGCGGACCTGCAGCATGTCGATGCGGCGATCCTCGAGTTGCTCAAGTGCGCTGCGGGCGTCGGCGCCGTTGTTTCCGGTGCCTGCGAGAACAATGATGAGGTCGCCCGGCGCGGTGAGTTCGACTGCACGTCGAGCAACCGAGCGGCCGACCCGGCGGATGACCTCCGCCTCGGACATGCCGGTTTTCCACGTGGCGTTTTCCCATTCCCGCATTTGGGCAACGCTGATGATCGGGACTGGCATGCGCGGAGGCTATACAGAGGAGTTGCCGCGAGGAAAGAATCAAAGATCGAACGTTGGAA
Proteins encoded:
- a CDS encoding NAD(P)H-hydrate dehydratase — protein: MPVPIISVAQMREWENATWKTGMSEAEVIRRVGRSVARRAVELTAPGDLIIVLAGTGNNGADARSALEQLEDRRIDMLQVRNPEEDLPELETLLGIPPALVIDGLFGIGINRPLNAAWIRFIERINASQLPVLAIDVPSGLDADTGEPHGAAVEAVVTLTVGSPKVGLVRPAAYRYTGRLEITPDVGLVSCPATSDLQWIHESDFRNFPPRRKPSMHKGSFGHVGIIAGSTGFHGAAVLAARGAQRARPGLVTLITSAPVYPIAAAHLQAVMVGPWSENISFEKFDALLAGPGLAGADIPAGLQSTVELLWRSADVPMVVDASALAWLPKGRITSAAPRVITPHPGEAARLLESTVSEVQVDRANAVRKLSATFANCHVALKGFQTVVGSSSGNLFLNPSGGPNLGQGGSGDVLAGFLAGLLAQPALQADVSKTIQFAVWRHGATADALDESRPNWVVEELVAALTGNFLPITKSI
- a CDS encoding nucleoside monophosphate kinase; this encodes MKYRTILLFGAPGAGKGTQGKIFGTIPGFFHCACGDVFRNLRIDSPIGRIFIEYSSRGQLVPDEQTVALWRQFIDGSTRAGQFHPEQDTLVLDGIPRNVNQAEMLKDTLDVLGIFYLSCTNFENLVRRLQRRALRENRLDDASLEVIRERLKTYETETMPLLDYYGGELVHRIDADQPPAKVLVDILGKVIRT
- a CDS encoding FtsX-like permease family protein, whose amino-acid sequence is MKSLLSGIAHLLRSWTWLMAWRDSRRSRRRLLLYAGSIVLGIAALTAISSSGRQMQQAIEEQSKALLGADLMVNTRDSALNAEQEEFLKSLGGEQAREINFASMVYFVKSEGTRLVQVRALAGNFPFYGELETNPRGAIASLRNGTGALVEQNLMDVFGAKIGDPIKVGEITLPIAGVLTRVPGETMGFGTIAPRVYIPLASLENSGLIGEGSLARQKIYFKLAAEVNVEAFADSRRDEFRRLGLRYDTVEERQRDLGRALENMMRFLNLIGFVALLLGGVGVASGIHVHMKQKLGTIATLRCVGCSTGQSFAIYLAQAMALGAVGAVLGAGIGVLIQYFVPSLLGEFIPFEVRPAISWSGLWTGIWIGFLICMLFALLPLIPVRRVPPLAALRSAFSERSSDRRDPMLWLACLLILAGLVAFGVLQSREWQHGVGYAVGIIVAFGCLGGLASLVAWISRKVTSASWPFIWRHGMSNLYRPNNRTVLLMVSLGMGTFLVLTLYLVQMNLLGELLRPKSEQDGNAVLFDIQNDQRQDVRNVLQSQGLPVLEDVPMISMRLRAIKGRTVEEIRNDPRSNIRGWALGREYRSTYRGSLVATEKLLEGTWHSRVENVNDPIPVSLEEGIARNLHVGIGDEIEFDVQGVPVRTRVASLREVDWRRLSPNFFVVFPEGAIEEAPAMHMMVTRVQSSEQSARLQREVVRQFPNVSAADLTLILQTVGSVLDKISFVVRFMALFTVGTGLIVLGGTIVSGRYQRLRESILLRTLGASRRQVLQILTVEYFLLGALAALTGILFAVAASWMLASHVFDLKPRFYPMPLFIAVGTVSLLTVIFGLLGNRTVLNRPPLEVLREEG
- the lnt gene encoding apolipoprotein N-acyltransferase, encoding MAPVRYALAAFAGLVLASAFPNIGIAGAGWIAPGLLAATALGTRGRRSFGLGYVAGMAHYLASLYWLLCIPVQGYPILGWIALSAFLSLFPATWTWLICRWSPPAGSPASSGGIRLPAGLILLAKATWNHRTRWALGAAALWVAIEMVIARIFGGFPWNLLGASQYELLPLIQISAITGVYGVSFLMVWGSMALLCALSMIVKDPRARSPGVREMALPALGVSIAMAFGFAHLRNPAVPERTLRVTLIQPSIPQTMIWNRDDDMERFTALLKLTEQSLTNDAALVIWPEAAIPKLLRYEKEIFDPLSALAQEHRIWMIVGADDAEPSRKAPGRAEYYNSSFLLNPNGRLADRYRKRSLVIFGEYIPLEQWMPFLKNFTPVTSSFTPGDEAVPFRMAIQPRGLDADTNDVSLVKTSVLICFEDNFPHLVRTYVDADTDFLVNITNNGWFGESAAQWQHAANAIFRAIENGIPLIRCSNNGLTCWVDRHGRLREIFRDAQETIYGEGFLTIEVPLLNEGQTSGDTFYRRNGDWFGWGCVVASVGGILAASLKRKRF
- a CDS encoding ABC transporter ATP-binding protein, producing MTPILTVRGLTKTYPTEAGPLTVLKDVTLDVPAGSTCSIVGPSGSGKTTLLGLCAGLDEPSAGSVCIGGRELHTENEDGRARIRNELVGFVFQNFQLIPTLTALENVMVPLELQGKRKLQDRGRELLAKVGLADRPDHYPAQLSGGEQQRVALARAFMNQPKILFADEPTGNLDVETAERIVESLFELNASFNTALVLVTHNLELAQRTDRIFKLHRGVLVAVEAGQGRHAQATASTR
- a CDS encoding NAD(P)/FAD-dependent oxidoreductase; the encoded protein is MSTRLPGLAATILLAFDIGMSETFYDALIIGGGPGGSAAATYLAQAGKRVLVLEKEHFPRFHIGESLLPYNEMIFREIGVLPKLEAAGFTRKYGAQFHLGNSSKALKLTFKNGCFTREPMAFQVDRARFDEILLDHARESGAEVREGWTVSRYSQDAGRVSVESSSDSGIKETFHGSFLIDASGRANFTGNQENLRVIHPHLKKIAIFGHFAGVKMDEGSKAGDIIIVRLESKWFWLIPISPEKVSIGCVIDQHEFATMKLSPAEAFERVWKSSAEMRDRMGGATLINSIQTTSDFSYYNRRLFGPRLVRIGDAAGFMDPIFSAGVYLAMYSGRMAAHLIVDSLADGSDGQKRMAAYEKRVFRAMQYYWELVEQFYTTPFMELFMEPRNRLQIPDAIVAILAGELEGGWKLDWRRKLFFLLVKAQAKWPIVPRISFSPTARARNRSGEVCERT